A single window of Sphingobacterium sp. ML3W DNA harbors:
- a CDS encoding TolC family protein, with product MNIRANILMVFILPLVMWSCKTEKLINNKDLAPSLPTHFRDQEEGAKEISISSIPWRDFFQDRILQDLIDSAIQHNVDMQLAIKNIESSQLMFKQAKANYLPNLQLQIKANSTNPSNNSMNGLSLGQFLGQNHVEDYTASLGLSWEADLWGKIKSQNTVALASYLQTEEAKKAVQTQLISQVAQGYYQLLMLYQFHEIAQQNLRLSDSTLRIVQQQYEVGDISMLAVEQVDAQRLAAASLIPDFEQQIHIQENALQILSGRLPQAIKIEEKLANIQLTENWSAGVPADLLSRRPDVKQAELAVTSAKAYQHYAKAKMYPSLVISAEAGINAFKSSNWFNIPASLFGAVAGSITQPIFQRRELKTQYEIAQIDQEKNVIRFKQTVITAVGEVSDALISIQKLKEKQQITQERTNRLKKAIQHADLLFETGMATYLEVITAQSNMLQSELELAQVKKAELSAVVSLYRSLGGGWAQ from the coding sequence ATGAATATAAGAGCAAACATACTGATGGTTTTCATCTTACCCCTTGTTATGTGGTCTTGTAAAACCGAAAAACTGATCAACAACAAAGATCTTGCCCCTAGCCTTCCGACTCACTTTCGTGACCAGGAAGAAGGAGCAAAAGAAATAAGTATCAGCTCCATTCCGTGGCGAGACTTTTTTCAAGACCGCATCTTACAAGATCTGATTGACAGTGCCATCCAACATAATGTAGACATGCAGCTTGCCATTAAAAACATTGAGTCATCACAGCTGATGTTTAAACAGGCAAAAGCCAACTATCTTCCCAATCTGCAATTGCAGATAAAAGCCAATAGTACCAATCCTTCCAACAACAGTATGAATGGATTGAGTCTCGGTCAGTTTTTAGGTCAAAACCATGTTGAAGATTATACAGCATCGTTAGGACTATCTTGGGAAGCTGATCTATGGGGAAAGATCAAGAGTCAAAATACAGTAGCATTGGCTTCTTATTTACAAACCGAGGAAGCAAAAAAAGCAGTGCAGACGCAATTGATTTCACAAGTAGCGCAAGGATACTATCAATTACTTATGCTATATCAGTTTCATGAGATTGCGCAACAAAATCTACGTCTCAGTGACAGTACATTGCGTATTGTCCAACAACAATATGAAGTTGGCGACATTAGTATGTTGGCTGTAGAACAGGTCGATGCACAACGTCTAGCAGCTGCCAGCCTCATTCCAGATTTCGAACAGCAGATCCATATACAGGAAAATGCACTTCAAATCCTCAGCGGTAGACTACCACAGGCGATTAAAATCGAAGAAAAACTGGCCAATATTCAACTTACAGAAAATTGGTCTGCTGGAGTACCCGCCGATCTATTAAGTCGTAGACCTGATGTTAAACAAGCAGAGCTAGCCGTGACAAGCGCCAAAGCCTATCAGCATTATGCCAAAGCAAAGATGTATCCTTCATTGGTCATCAGTGCCGAAGCAGGAATCAACGCATTCAAAAGCAGCAATTGGTTCAATATACCGGCTTCCTTATTTGGCGCTGTTGCAGGTAGTATTACACAGCCTATATTTCAACGTCGTGAACTAAAAACACAATACGAAATCGCACAAATTGATCAAGAAAAAAACGTCATCCGATTCAAACAAACGGTTATCACAGCGGTTGGAGAAGTTTCCGATGCTTTGATTTCAATTCAAAAATTGAAAGAAAAACAACAGATCACACAGGAAAGAACCAACCGATTGAAGAAAGCCATTCAGCATGCCGATTTACTTTTCGAAACCGGTATGGCCACATATTTAGAAGTCATCACAGCACAAAGCAATATGCTGCAAAGTGAATTGGAACTTGCACAAGTCAAGAAAGCCGAACTTTCTGCCGTTGTATCGCTTTACCGATCGTTAGGTGGCGGCTGGGCTCAATAA
- a CDS encoding SusD/RagB family nutrient-binding outer membrane lipoprotein, translating to MKRTHILYTSLLGLIILSASSCSKSTLSKINEDPNNPAIVTTPTLLVTAEKQLVNAIRSEDISLRGAQLFTQYFSQNIYTDQSRYQISPSTSDSYWNATYRSLNNLNEIIKLNTNETTKALASAGTAGSNSNQIAIARILKSYAFHSLTDVFGNIPYQSYGSVDPDFQALQQDPDNLVPKYASQEKIYKDILIELQQAADTLIKYQAERTFGNSDIIYRGANGNWAKFANSLRLRLATRIKNKDAELAKVHIEDAIKKGVFTSNSENAVFKYSKTSPNEAPLFRATVTANRKDFAISHVIVEALQGKRGPFKVTDPRLSKYANPTTDGGSYFGQPYGLPLAAGNLFPINKISLPSNIINAADYGEVLLEYAEVAFLLSEYKNWDQVNYENGTRASLEKWGVSTTDITAYLEQLPKANKEHVLSQKYLALFNQSIESWSEIRRTGYPLFLVKKGDVVWSGTVENKPVSYTFNPEVGNTIPNRLVYPLKEQSTNRSNYQASLAQQGDDVISTKIWWNK from the coding sequence ATGAAACGTACACATATATTATATACATCACTTTTAGGCTTGATTATATTATCAGCAAGCTCTTGTTCCAAGTCGACTTTAAGCAAAATCAATGAAGACCCTAATAACCCTGCTATCGTCACTACCCCAACACTTTTGGTTACAGCAGAGAAACAATTGGTCAATGCGATAAGAAGCGAAGATATCAGCCTACGAGGTGCACAACTTTTTACGCAATATTTCAGTCAGAATATCTATACTGATCAGTCGCGATACCAAATTAGCCCCAGTACTTCCGATAGTTATTGGAATGCCACTTATAGATCGCTCAACAATTTGAATGAAATTATTAAGTTAAATACAAACGAAACGACCAAGGCACTTGCATCAGCAGGTACTGCTGGTAGCAATAGCAACCAAATTGCCATTGCACGTATATTAAAATCCTATGCATTCCACTCGTTGACCGATGTTTTTGGTAACATCCCCTATCAATCCTATGGTAGCGTTGATCCAGATTTTCAAGCTTTACAACAAGATCCTGACAACCTAGTACCTAAATATGCTAGTCAAGAAAAGATATACAAAGATATTTTGATTGAGCTGCAACAAGCAGCAGATACCTTGATTAAATACCAAGCAGAAAGAACCTTTGGAAATTCAGATATCATTTATCGAGGAGCAAATGGAAATTGGGCAAAATTTGCCAATTCTCTACGTTTACGTTTAGCGACCCGCATCAAAAATAAAGATGCCGAATTAGCCAAAGTCCATATCGAAGACGCGATAAAAAAAGGAGTGTTTACCTCTAATAGCGAAAATGCTGTATTTAAATATTCGAAAACATCTCCCAATGAAGCACCCTTATTTCGGGCTACAGTAACTGCAAACCGGAAAGATTTTGCGATTTCACATGTCATCGTGGAGGCACTCCAAGGCAAGAGAGGCCCCTTTAAAGTCACCGACCCAAGACTTTCTAAATATGCAAACCCGACTACTGACGGGGGTAGTTATTTTGGTCAACCCTATGGTCTGCCGTTAGCAGCAGGAAATTTATTCCCGATAAATAAGATATCATTACCTAGTAATATCATCAACGCAGCCGACTATGGCGAAGTGTTATTAGAATATGCCGAAGTAGCCTTTCTCTTATCTGAATACAAAAACTGGGATCAAGTAAATTATGAGAATGGCACACGCGCATCTCTTGAAAAATGGGGTGTCTCTACAACTGATATCACCGCGTACTTGGAGCAATTACCTAAAGCTAATAAAGAGCATGTACTCTCACAGAAATACTTAGCACTTTTTAATCAAAGTATCGAGTCATGGTCTGAAATCAGACGTACTGGATATCCCCTCTTCCTAGTCAAAAAAGGAGATGTGGTATGGAGTGGTACGGTCGAAAATAAACCGGTAAGTTACACCTTCAATCCTGAAGTCGGAAATACAATTCCGAATCGTTTGGTTTACCCTTTGAAAGAGCAAAGTACCAACAGAAGTAATTACCAAGCATCCCTGGCTCAGCAAGGCGACGACGTAATCAGCACTAAAATCTGGTGGAATAAATAA
- a CDS encoding MarR family winged helix-turn-helix transcriptional regulator, producing MNYTLVKDVLDLIEKFEIENLHADAYSQQVDGFKKWIIDNSSNEIDQEPNWEGKENGRSPESVINTLIVHMNRYAKSYSKSAIHGSAFATQEDFIYLINLKAFGKMKKMELIKRNVHEKPVGMQIINRLIKQGWVNQTDSETDKRSKLLDITEKGLMALEQQMNRIRQASTLVTGDLNHNEKMELIRILNKLDRFHQIIYDKNIEAEHLIAETLKSKRSY from the coding sequence ATGAATTATACTCTTGTTAAAGATGTTCTTGATTTAATTGAGAAATTTGAAATAGAAAATTTACATGCTGATGCATATAGTCAACAAGTCGATGGGTTTAAAAAATGGATTATAGACAATTCCAGTAATGAAATAGATCAGGAGCCTAATTGGGAAGGAAAAGAAAATGGTCGAAGTCCTGAAAGTGTTATCAATACTTTGATTGTACATATGAATAGGTATGCCAAATCTTATTCCAAATCAGCTATACATGGTTCAGCATTTGCCACGCAAGAGGATTTTATCTATCTCATCAACTTAAAGGCATTTGGAAAGATGAAAAAAATGGAGTTGATAAAGAGAAATGTACATGAAAAACCTGTTGGTATGCAAATTATTAATCGACTAATAAAACAAGGATGGGTGAATCAAACTGATTCAGAAACAGATAAGAGAAGCAAGCTTCTTGATATTACGGAAAAAGGATTAATGGCATTAGAGCAACAAATGAATCGAATAAGACAAGCTAGTACCCTTGTGACCGGAGATTTGAACCATAACGAAAAGATGGAATTGATTAGAATCTTAAACAAGCTCGATCGTTTCCATCAAATAATCTACGATAAAAACATCGAAGCCGAGCATCTGATTGCTGAAACTTTAAAAAGTAAAAGATCCTATTAA
- a CDS encoding alpha/beta fold hydrolase, with protein sequence MEELQYSKIYGAENNGIPLVVIHGLFGMSDNWGTFGRSFGENRQVHLLDLRNHGRSFHSDEMSIEVMVDDLSAYIASIGADQVYLLGHSLGGKVGMQFAIDHPEIMAKLIIADIAPKAYPPHHEDIFNALCAVDIGSKENRKDVQTALEQYIKEPGVIQFLLKNVYIKEDRSLGWRFNLEVLQGKYEDFITVGVKSGIFKGPTLFLAGEKSRYILPEDKAHIEAQFPQAVIKTIPNAGHWVQAENPQAFDAFVEEFLDQ encoded by the coding sequence TTGGAAGAATTACAGTATAGCAAGATATATGGTGCTGAAAATAACGGGATCCCATTAGTGGTCATACATGGTCTATTTGGTATGTCGGACAATTGGGGAACCTTTGGTCGCAGTTTCGGAGAAAACAGACAAGTGCATCTCTTGGACCTGCGTAACCATGGTCGCAGTTTTCATAGTGATGAAATGTCTATCGAAGTGATGGTAGATGATCTTTCCGCTTATATCGCGTCAATCGGAGCTGACCAAGTATATCTATTGGGCCATTCATTAGGGGGTAAGGTAGGCATGCAATTTGCCATTGACCATCCTGAAATAATGGCTAAGTTGATTATTGCAGACATTGCACCTAAAGCGTATCCACCACATCACGAAGATATATTCAATGCTTTATGTGCAGTCGATATCGGATCAAAAGAAAATCGAAAGGATGTACAAACAGCATTGGAACAATACATTAAAGAACCTGGCGTAATTCAATTTCTATTAAAAAACGTCTATATCAAAGAAGATAGAAGTTTGGGATGGCGTTTCAATTTAGAAGTGTTACAAGGTAAATACGAAGATTTCATCACCGTTGGTGTCAAGTCCGGTATCTTTAAGGGACCCACCTTATTCCTTGCCGGAGAAAAATCAAGATATATCCTTCCGGAAGACAAAGCTCATATAGAAGCTCAATTTCCACAAGCCGTGATAAAAACTATTCCCAATGCAGGACACTGGGTCCAGGCAGAGAATCCACAGGCATTTGACGCTTTCGTAGAAGAGTTTTTAGATCAATAG
- a CDS encoding efflux RND transporter permease subunit, with product MLKKFIERPVLATVISILLVILGIIGILKLPLQQFPDIAPPAVQVTALYPGANAETVLRAVAPSLEESINGVENMSYMSSTASNDGSLMITVYFKLGTDPDQAAVNVQNRVSQATSQLPSEVVQAGITTAKQQNSLIMVLDLYTEDESKYDQTFITNYAQINIIPELKRIPGVGQALPFGGSKDYSMRVWLKPNQMATYKLTPEEVMAAIQDKNVEAAPGKFGESSKEAFEFVIKYKGKLNEPSDYENIIIRSNTDGSVLRLKDVARVELGSYTYASHTRINGKPGLNIGVMQLAGSNANEIQIAIQEFMEKASLSFPKGVKYLVLYNTKDALDQSIDQVKHTLMEAFILVFLVVFLFLQDFRSTLIPAIAVPVAIVGTFFFMQLFGFSINLLTLFALVLAIGIVVDDAIVVVEAVHAKMEHEHLPPKLATTSAMSEITGAIISITLVMSAVFLPIGFMEGSTGVFYRQFAFTLAIAIVISAINALTLSPALCALFLKPIHHDQSDTKKLNFKERFFVGFNVGFDRLTKNYIGSLRFLVRYKWIAFSALGVILLLTVVMIRKTPTGFIPSEDQGFIAVSLSMPAGASLDRTSNALAEAEQQLQHAEFTKTLNILAGFNILTQSTSPSAGVAFILLKSHKERGAIKDINAIMADVNQRLSKIKGANFFVFTFPTVPGFSNVDGLDMVLQDRSGGQLGKFSTVGQQFIGQLMKRPEIMMAFTTFKADYPQYELQVDDIKAEQLGVSTKSILQTMQAYFGSAQASDFNRFGKYYRVMVQADVKDRTEPSSMDGIFVKNRQGDMVPINTLVTMTRVYGPETASRYNLFNSIGINAIPKPGYSSGDAIRAVEEVAKQHLPTGYTYEFSGMTKEEIVSGGQSTLIFILCLIFVYFLLAAQYESYIIPLAVILSIPTGIFGVFAAISLTDISNNIYVQVALVMLIGLLAKNAILIVEFAIQGRKRGLSITSAALKAAKLRLRPIIMTSLAFIVGMIPMMTAIGPSAQGNHSISIAAAGGMISGVVLGLFIIPVLFIFFQYLQEKVSQKPTREQELDRPETVSEPAHTTF from the coding sequence ATGCTTAAGAAATTTATAGAAAGACCTGTACTTGCTACTGTGATCTCCATTCTGCTCGTCATACTGGGTATTATTGGGATCCTGAAACTTCCTTTACAACAGTTTCCCGATATTGCTCCCCCCGCAGTACAAGTAACCGCACTTTATCCCGGGGCAAATGCCGAGACGGTACTCCGTGCTGTAGCCCCTTCTTTAGAGGAGTCCATCAATGGTGTAGAAAATATGAGTTACATGAGTTCCACAGCCAGTAATGATGGATCACTAATGATTACCGTTTATTTCAAACTAGGTACCGATCCCGATCAAGCCGCAGTGAATGTTCAAAACCGTGTTTCCCAAGCAACCAGTCAACTTCCAAGCGAAGTCGTACAAGCAGGGATTACGACTGCAAAGCAGCAAAACAGTTTGATCATGGTTTTAGATCTTTATACCGAAGACGAGAGCAAGTACGATCAAACCTTTATCACCAACTATGCGCAGATCAACATAATTCCTGAACTGAAACGTATCCCCGGTGTAGGACAAGCATTGCCTTTTGGTGGAAGTAAGGATTATTCCATGCGTGTTTGGCTCAAACCCAATCAGATGGCAACTTACAAACTGACGCCAGAAGAGGTTATGGCCGCCATTCAGGATAAAAACGTTGAAGCTGCTCCGGGTAAATTCGGTGAAAGCAGCAAAGAGGCTTTTGAATTCGTTATCAAATACAAAGGAAAGCTCAATGAACCAAGTGATTATGAAAACATCATCATCCGTTCGAATACAGATGGGTCCGTTCTAAGACTCAAAGATGTTGCGCGTGTTGAATTAGGTTCTTATACCTATGCCAGCCACACACGTATCAATGGGAAACCAGGACTTAATATCGGTGTGATGCAATTGGCAGGTTCCAATGCTAATGAGATTCAGATTGCAATCCAGGAATTTATGGAAAAAGCATCTTTAAGTTTCCCTAAAGGTGTAAAATACCTCGTACTTTACAATACCAAAGATGCTTTAGATCAATCCATCGATCAGGTTAAGCATACCCTGATGGAAGCTTTCATTCTGGTATTTTTAGTAGTATTCCTATTCTTACAAGATTTTAGATCAACGCTTATTCCTGCTATTGCAGTTCCTGTAGCGATTGTCGGAACCTTTTTCTTCATGCAGTTATTCGGTTTCTCGATTAACTTACTGACACTCTTTGCACTCGTCCTCGCCATCGGTATTGTGGTCGATGATGCTATTGTGGTCGTCGAGGCCGTGCATGCTAAGATGGAGCATGAACATCTACCCCCAAAATTGGCCACCACATCGGCCATGAGCGAAATCACAGGTGCCATTATTTCCATTACTTTGGTCATGTCAGCTGTATTCCTTCCTATTGGATTTATGGAGGGATCAACAGGAGTATTCTATCGGCAGTTTGCCTTTACTTTGGCTATTGCCATTGTCATTTCAGCGATCAATGCCTTGACATTAAGTCCTGCTCTCTGTGCACTATTTCTCAAACCCATACATCATGACCAGTCCGATACCAAGAAGCTTAACTTTAAAGAACGCTTCTTCGTAGGATTCAATGTTGGTTTTGATCGATTAACTAAAAATTATATCGGTAGTCTTCGTTTCTTGGTTCGTTACAAATGGATTGCATTCAGTGCTTTAGGTGTTATTTTACTCCTTACCGTTGTCATGATTCGCAAGACACCAACCGGATTTATTCCTTCGGAAGATCAGGGTTTTATTGCGGTATCTCTTTCTATGCCTGCTGGAGCGTCATTAGACCGCACATCAAATGCATTGGCCGAAGCAGAACAACAATTGCAACATGCCGAATTTACAAAAACATTGAATATTTTAGCCGGTTTCAATATTTTGACACAGTCAACAAGTCCATCTGCTGGGGTAGCTTTTATCCTCCTCAAATCACATAAAGAACGAGGAGCCATAAAGGATATCAATGCCATCATGGCGGATGTCAACCAACGCTTATCCAAAATTAAAGGAGCTAACTTTTTCGTCTTCACCTTCCCTACCGTTCCAGGATTTAGCAATGTGGATGGACTCGATATGGTCCTACAAGATAGAAGCGGTGGTCAGCTAGGTAAATTCAGTACCGTAGGACAACAATTTATAGGGCAACTGATGAAACGTCCGGAAATCATGATGGCCTTTACGACATTTAAAGCCGACTATCCACAGTACGAATTACAAGTTGATGACATCAAAGCCGAGCAGCTCGGTGTAAGTACCAAAAGCATCCTGCAGACTATGCAAGCATACTTTGGTAGTGCACAAGCTTCAGACTTCAACCGATTTGGTAAATACTACCGTGTTATGGTTCAGGCGGATGTAAAAGACCGTACCGAGCCTTCTTCCATGGATGGTATTTTCGTTAAGAATCGTCAGGGAGATATGGTTCCAATCAATACGCTGGTTACCATGACACGTGTATATGGTCCAGAAACAGCATCACGCTATAACCTTTTCAACTCCATTGGTATCAATGCGATTCCAAAACCTGGATACAGTTCAGGAGATGCGATTCGTGCGGTAGAAGAAGTGGCAAAACAGCATCTTCCTACAGGATATACTTACGAATTCTCAGGTATGACAAAGGAAGAGATTGTCTCAGGCGGACAATCCACCCTTATTTTCATCCTATGTTTAATATTTGTTTATTTCCTGCTTGCTGCACAATATGAAAGTTATATCATTCCATTAGCGGTCATCCTATCCATTCCAACAGGAATCTTTGGGGTATTTGCGGCCATTAGTCTAACCGATATATCCAACAATATCTATGTACAGGTCGCCTTGGTTATGCTAATTGGCTTATTAGCCAAAAATGCCATTCTGATCGTTGAGTTTGCCATTCAGGGTCGTAAACGCGGACTTTCCATTACAAGTGCTGCCTTAAAAGCCGCAAAATTACGCCTAAGGCCTATTATTATGACCTCACTCGCATTTATCGTCGGAATGATCCCAATGATGACTGCTATAGGACCATCCGCGCAAGGAAATCACTCCATCAGTATTGCCGCAGCCGGTGGTATGATCAGTGGAGTCGTACTTGGACTATTCATCATCCCAGTACTCTTCATCTTCTTCCAATATCTACAAGAGAAAGTAAGTCAGAAGCCTACTCGAGAGCAAGAATTGGACAGACCAGAAACTGTTAGCGAACCAGCACATACAACTTTTTAG
- a CDS encoding phytoene desaturase family protein → MKAKKKIAIIGSGFSGMSAAAYAAQSGYEVHVFEKHNQPGGRARQFSTEQGYVFDMGPSWYWMPDIMENFFSDFGYKTSDFFELISLNPQFEMIFDDEKISIPKKYEDLKILFESIEIDSGKQLDKFMQSAKFKYEIGMQKFVNKPCHNWSEFISPEILKSALKLDLLTNFRTYIAKYFKNQKLRTLMEFPVIFLGASPKNIPAMYSLMNYGGYALGTHYPLGGFYQLVLAIQNIAEKQGVSFHFNHTLEKINSENGKITSLIINGESYKFDAVIASSDYHHTETLLPENLRNYSDRYWRQRTFAPSSLIFYLGIKDIIPNLRHHTLFFENEIDGHIDCIYGNKKWPEKPLFYCCCPSKTDPNVAPQNRDNLFLLMPLAIGLNDDENTREKYLLEMLSRIEKHTGISDLYSKIEYKKSYCVSDFISDYNAYGGNAYGLANTLGQTAVLKPKIRNKKISNLFYTGQLTVPGPGVPPSIISGKLVANEMNILITNYYEKTI, encoded by the coding sequence ATGAAAGCAAAAAAGAAAATAGCTATTATAGGTTCTGGGTTCTCTGGGATGTCTGCAGCTGCATATGCTGCACAATCGGGATATGAAGTTCATGTATTCGAAAAACACAATCAGCCAGGAGGTAGAGCTAGGCAGTTTTCTACAGAACAAGGGTATGTTTTCGATATGGGTCCAAGCTGGTATTGGATGCCTGATATTATGGAAAATTTCTTCTCAGATTTTGGTTATAAAACATCAGATTTTTTTGAGTTGATTTCTCTAAATCCACAATTCGAAATGATTTTTGATGATGAAAAGATTTCAATACCTAAAAAATATGAAGACTTAAAAATCCTATTTGAAAGTATTGAAATTGATTCAGGAAAACAATTAGACAAATTTATGCAATCTGCTAAATTCAAATATGAAATTGGAATGCAAAAATTCGTTAATAAACCTTGTCATAATTGGAGTGAATTCATTTCACCTGAAATCTTAAAAAGCGCTTTAAAACTTGATCTATTGACCAATTTCAGAACCTACATAGCTAAATACTTTAAAAACCAAAAATTAAGAACATTAATGGAATTTCCTGTAATATTTCTAGGTGCTTCGCCCAAAAATATTCCAGCTATGTACAGTTTAATGAATTATGGAGGTTATGCTTTAGGAACTCACTATCCACTTGGAGGATTCTATCAATTGGTATTAGCGATACAAAATATCGCCGAAAAGCAAGGCGTATCTTTTCATTTCAATCATACTTTAGAAAAAATAAACTCCGAGAATGGAAAAATAACTTCTCTGATTATAAATGGTGAAAGTTATAAATTTGACGCCGTCATTGCATCGTCCGATTATCATCATACAGAAACACTATTACCAGAAAATCTTAGAAATTACAGCGATAGATATTGGAGACAAAGAACTTTCGCTCCCTCCAGTCTAATTTTTTATTTAGGCATTAAGGACATAATTCCTAATCTCAGACATCATACACTTTTTTTTGAAAATGAAATAGATGGACATATTGATTGTATCTATGGGAATAAAAAATGGCCCGAAAAACCTTTATTTTATTGTTGCTGTCCTTCTAAAACAGACCCGAATGTTGCACCACAAAATAGAGATAATTTATTCCTATTAATGCCTTTAGCAATTGGGTTAAATGATGATGAGAATACAAGAGAAAAATATTTACTAGAGATGCTTTCAAGAATTGAAAAGCACACAGGAATAAGCGATTTATACTCAAAAATTGAATATAAGAAAAGCTATTGCGTGAGCGATTTTATTTCAGATTATAATGCATACGGTGGAAATGCATATGGCCTCGCCAACACATTAGGACAAACGGCAGTATTAAAACCAAAAATTAGAAATAAAAAAATAAGTAATCTTTTTTATACTGGTCAATTGACCGTGCCCGGCCCAGGAGTTCCACCGTCTATAATATCAGGCAAATTAGTAGCTAATGAAATGAATATTCTAATAACGAATTACTATGAAAAAACTATTTGA
- a CDS encoding TetR/AcrR family transcriptional regulator — MASKDRIQRLKDENRSNILDASLQIVKEEGWQALSMRKIADIIEYSAPMIYEYFANKDAILTELANQGYRLLAQKVKEAKSTETDLEKQLEAMWFSYWDFAFDESELYQLMFGVGTACCGFEKTYRCAESHGKLISDVIREIMKDKNPAEELVCRKYFTYWSIIHGLVSINLVNQGNGDITNQEVLKDAIYGITRSLTD, encoded by the coding sequence ATGGCTAGTAAAGATCGCATACAACGTCTTAAAGACGAAAATAGAAGCAACATTCTTGACGCCTCTCTTCAAATTGTAAAAGAAGAGGGATGGCAGGCATTGAGCATGCGTAAGATCGCCGATATCATCGAATATTCGGCACCCATGATTTATGAATACTTTGCTAACAAGGATGCCATCTTAACAGAGCTTGCTAACCAAGGCTATAGACTGCTTGCCCAAAAGGTAAAAGAAGCGAAATCTACAGAAACTGATCTTGAAAAACAATTAGAAGCCATGTGGTTTAGCTATTGGGATTTTGCATTTGACGAAAGCGAACTTTATCAATTGATGTTTGGTGTCGGTACAGCCTGCTGTGGATTTGAAAAGACCTATAGATGTGCAGAATCTCATGGTAAGCTAATCAGCGATGTCATCCGTGAGATTATGAAAGATAAAAATCCTGCCGAAGAATTGGTCTGTAGAAAGTACTTTACCTACTGGTCGATTATTCATGGTTTGGTATCCATCAACCTGGTCAATCAGGGAAACGGAGATATTACCAATCAAGAAGTTTTGAAAGATGCAATTTACGGAATCACACGCTCACTGACAGATTAG
- a CDS encoding efflux RND transporter periplasmic adaptor subunit: MKTHLLLDFKKIYASLLNSVKQLNAVKYLYFLSAIFLYSCTTGTSKPVPPPPASLPVMSISSGQETVYQEYPASIEASANIEIRPQVEGILDRIFVDEGAKVKKGQPLFKINDRPYQEQLNQAQANLLSARADLENAALEVEKKTRLVNNKVLTDFQLKTATSVRNAAQANVQLALSAVESAKINMGYTLIRATTDGYIGRLQKKQGSLVSPVDAQPLTALSNVQDLHVYFSLSENDFIAFKNNTAGSDLQQKLNNLPPINLVLSDQSIYDQTGKIDMVDGQFDKNTGAITLRATFKNPEGILRNGNTGRVRLQKKYDNTLLVPQVATLEMQDKIFVYTVNKENKVVQQPITIIGKSGASYLVSKGLKEGDRIVYKGIDLLQDGQLITPQALPKDSIN; encoded by the coding sequence ATGAAAACACATCTATTACTAGATTTTAAGAAAATTTACGCCTCATTACTTAACAGTGTTAAACAACTTAATGCAGTAAAGTACCTTTATTTTCTATCGGCTATTTTCCTATATAGCTGCACAACAGGAACCAGTAAACCCGTACCTCCGCCCCCAGCAAGTTTACCTGTAATGAGCATTTCGAGTGGTCAGGAGACTGTCTATCAAGAATACCCTGCTAGCATCGAAGCATCTGCTAATATTGAAATTAGGCCACAGGTAGAAGGTATTTTAGACCGCATCTTTGTCGATGAAGGAGCAAAAGTCAAGAAAGGTCAGCCATTATTCAAGATCAACGACCGCCCTTACCAAGAACAGCTCAACCAAGCTCAGGCGAACCTACTTTCTGCACGGGCTGATTTAGAAAATGCTGCTTTAGAAGTAGAGAAAAAGACACGCTTGGTCAACAACAAGGTATTGACAGATTTTCAACTCAAAACAGCAACCAGTGTGCGTAACGCAGCCCAAGCTAATGTTCAACTCGCCCTTTCAGCAGTCGAATCAGCTAAAATAAACATGGGTTATACGTTGATACGCGCGACTACAGACGGTTATATTGGAAGATTACAGAAAAAACAAGGAAGCTTAGTTAGTCCTGTCGATGCGCAACCATTGACTGCATTGTCCAATGTACAAGATTTGCACGTTTACTTTTCTCTTTCCGAGAATGATTTCATCGCATTCAAAAACAATACAGCAGGTAGCGATCTGCAGCAAAAGTTAAACAACCTTCCTCCTATCAACTTGGTGCTATCCGATCAAAGCATCTATGATCAGACCGGTAAGATCGATATGGTGGATGGCCAATTTGACAAAAATACTGGAGCCATTACCTTACGCGCTACTTTCAAAAATCCAGAAGGAATTTTAAGAAATGGAAATACAGGCCGTGTCAGATTACAGAAGAAATATGACAATACGCTCTTAGTACCACAAGTAGCGACACTCGAGATGCAGGACAAAATCTTCGTATATACTGTCAACAAAGAAAACAAAGTGGTACAACAGCCTATCACAATTATCGGAAAAAGCGGAGCCAGTTACCTCGTCAGCAAAGGCCTTAAAGAAGGAGACCGCATCGTATACAAAGGAATCGATCTGCTGCAAGATGGTCAATTGATTACACCGCAAGCGCTACCAAAAGACAGTATCAACTAA